From the genome of Solidesulfovibrio carbinolicus, one region includes:
- a CDS encoding ABC transporter ATP-binding protein, translating to MDAILTVDGVSKRFGGLMALSDVSFAVERGAITGLIGPNGAGKTTMFNCVAGIYTPTDGRILFAGGEGEPQNVAGRKPERMTALGVARTFQNIRLFSALTVLDNVRIARHCRTSANFFGSVLRTRSQRAEERAIIDAAMENLDFVGLGETALSPAASLSYGDQRRLEIARALATDPKLILLDEPAAGMNPRETEALVDLIHAILGRGVTVVLIEHDMKLVMRICKRLVVLDHGVKIADGSPQEVRANPDVIEAYLGKGAAHA from the coding sequence ATGGATGCGATACTTACCGTAGACGGAGTCAGCAAACGCTTTGGGGGCCTTATGGCCCTAAGCGACGTGTCGTTTGCCGTGGAGCGTGGGGCCATCACCGGCCTCATTGGCCCCAACGGCGCGGGCAAAACCACGATGTTCAACTGCGTGGCCGGCATTTATACCCCCACCGACGGCCGCATTCTGTTTGCCGGCGGGGAAGGGGAGCCACAAAACGTCGCCGGCCGCAAACCCGAGCGCATGACCGCCCTGGGCGTGGCCCGGACCTTTCAAAACATCCGGCTTTTTTCGGCGCTGACCGTGCTCGACAACGTGCGCATCGCCCGCCACTGCCGCACCTCGGCCAACTTCTTCGGCTCGGTGCTGCGCACCCGTTCCCAGCGGGCCGAGGAACGGGCCATCATCGACGCGGCCATGGAAAACCTCGATTTCGTGGGGCTTGGCGAGACGGCCCTGTCCCCGGCGGCCAGCCTGTCCTACGGCGACCAGCGCCGACTGGAGATCGCCCGGGCCCTGGCCACCGACCCCAAGCTCATCCTCCTCGACGAACCGGCCGCCGGCATGAATCCCAGGGAAACCGAGGCCCTGGTTGATCTCATCCACGCCATTCTGGGCCGGGGCGTCACCGTCGTGCTCATCGAACACGACATGAAGCTCGTCATGCGCATCTGCAAACGCCTGGTGGTCCTGGACCACGGCGTCAAGATCGCCGACGGCTCGCCCCAGGAAGTCCGGGCCAACCCCGACGTCATCGAAGCCTACCTCGGCAAAGGGGCGGCCCATGCTTGA
- a CDS encoding tetratricopeptide repeat protein has product MTTTEHGPNASGRMVLAFMGFCLVIIFAASFIYRLERPTLEVHQKKGGGMGQGMPGGMDQAMNGPMREVMELMQKLQENPDDPGLQMAMAERFMAMGSFDRAKTFLDKVAKVRPDDPDVLNALGVVRYNMQDLDGAKAAFEAILAKDAEDFRARFNLGLLYKYAYKDEAKARQMLSAVIASPKTDPETRKTAQEELEAKPGS; this is encoded by the coding sequence ATGACGACAACTGAACACGGCCCCAACGCTTCGGGCCGCATGGTCCTGGCCTTCATGGGCTTTTGCCTGGTGATCATCTTCGCCGCCTCCTTCATCTACCGCCTGGAACGGCCGACCCTTGAGGTCCACCAGAAAAAAGGCGGCGGCATGGGGCAGGGGATGCCCGGGGGCATGGACCAAGCCATGAACGGCCCCATGCGTGAGGTCATGGAACTCATGCAGAAGCTTCAGGAAAATCCCGACGATCCTGGTCTGCAAATGGCCATGGCCGAACGCTTCATGGCCATGGGTTCCTTTGACCGGGCCAAGACCTTTCTCGACAAAGTTGCAAAGGTCCGTCCTGACGATCCCGACGTCTTAAACGCCCTGGGCGTGGTGCGCTACAACATGCAGGACCTCGACGGGGCCAAGGCGGCTTTCGAAGCCATCCTGGCCAAGGACGCCGAGGACTTCCGGGCCCGCTTCAACCTGGGCCTGCTCTACAAATACGCCTACAAGGACGAAGCCAAGGCCAGACAGATGCTTTCCGCCGTCATTGCTTCGCCCAAAACCGACCCCGAGACGCGGAAAACCGCTCAGGAAGAACTTGAGGCGAAGCCGGGTTCCTAA
- a CDS encoding heme exporter protein CcmB: protein MLKAALAIARKDLSLALSGAQGLVQTVLLGLLLIFIMSLSREPGELSPPLAAAAVFWLATAFGQVLIFNFLYGLEEAEGARLGLLLSPAPAQAVWLGKALSGWVLLFCCQMVFAPAAVAFLGQTVAGSPLMGLAVVAAVDWGLCALGSLLGALSVGKSSRESLLTVILFPLLVPALLAGIRLLETVISGRGLEAVGAWTGTVVAFDAVFTAAALVLFPFLYTGEE from the coding sequence ATGCTGAAAGCCGCCCTGGCCATCGCCCGCAAGGACCTGTCCCTGGCCCTGTCCGGGGCCCAGGGGCTGGTCCAGACCGTGCTTTTGGGCCTGCTCCTCATCTTCATCATGAGCCTGTCCCGGGAACCGGGCGAACTGTCGCCGCCCTTGGCCGCCGCCGCAGTTTTCTGGCTGGCCACGGCCTTTGGACAGGTGCTGATCTTTAACTTCCTCTACGGCCTGGAAGAGGCCGAGGGGGCGCGCCTGGGGCTGCTCTTGTCACCGGCCCCGGCCCAGGCCGTGTGGCTGGGCAAGGCGCTGTCCGGCTGGGTGTTGCTTTTTTGCTGTCAGATGGTATTCGCCCCTGCGGCGGTCGCCTTTCTCGGCCAGACCGTGGCTGGTTCGCCGCTCATGGGCCTGGCCGTGGTCGCGGCCGTGGACTGGGGGCTTTGCGCCCTGGGTTCGCTTTTGGGAGCCTTGTCGGTGGGGAAGTCGTCGCGGGAGTCGCTTTTGACCGTGATCCTGTTCCCGCTGCTTGTGCCGGCGCTTCTGGCTGGAATCCGGCTTCTGGAAACCGTCATCTCGGGCCGGGGCCTGGAGGCCGTGGGGGCCTGGACCGGAACGGTGGTCGCCTTTGACGCCGTTTTCACCGCCGCCGCCCTGGTCCTTTTTCCTTTTCTCTATACCGGCGAGGAATAG
- a CDS encoding CcmD family protein: MGKEVYLFAANVLVWVGLGCYVAFLATSQQRLKRRLSRLEILNDDN, translated from the coding sequence ATGGGGAAGGAAGTCTACCTGTTCGCGGCCAACGTCCTGGTCTGGGTTGGTCTCGGCTGCTACGTGGCTTTTCTGGCAACTTCCCAACAGCGTCTCAAACGGCGTCTGTCACGCCTGGAGATTTTAAATGACGACAACTGA
- a CDS encoding ABC transporter substrate-binding protein: MFGRKTTRAALACALGLTLGLAAAPAHAADAIKIAVPTPLTGSAAGYGENVKAGVDLKLEEINAAGGINGKKLEAVYFDEQCEPREAATVSSSIVNDEAIVAIVGHLCSSAHLAGLPAYVREGIAAITPTATNTTISTKSKDEKGKAWSFRNVYRDDFQGKFLADYSAKVLGLKKVAVFYENNDYGIGLKDAFIKEAKALGLTVVGEEAYKKGDQDYTPQLTKLKGAAPEAMFVAGYYPEGALIADQAKKIGLNVAKMGADGFDNLDYVKLGGASADNTYLTAPFLVETAGADAKKFIEAFKAKYKRDVDWMSANAYDAAGIVAEAIAKVGADRAKIRDYLAGLDSPEKGYKGVTGVNYFDGNGDCLKPAYVKVVKDGKFVPAEKQMN; this comes from the coding sequence ATGTTTGGCAGAAAAACGACCCGGGCCGCCCTTGCCTGCGCCCTCGGCCTGACCCTTGGCCTGGCCGCCGCGCCGGCTCATGCCGCCGACGCCATCAAGATCGCCGTTCCCACGCCGCTCACCGGCAGCGCCGCCGGCTACGGCGAGAACGTCAAGGCCGGCGTGGACCTCAAGCTCGAAGAGATCAACGCCGCTGGCGGGATAAACGGCAAGAAGCTCGAGGCCGTCTACTTCGACGAGCAGTGCGAGCCCCGCGAGGCCGCCACGGTGTCCTCGTCCATCGTCAATGACGAGGCCATTGTCGCCATCGTGGGCCACCTGTGCTCCTCGGCCCACCTGGCCGGCCTGCCGGCCTACGTGCGCGAAGGCATCGCCGCCATCACGCCCACGGCCACCAACACCACCATTTCCACCAAGAGCAAGGACGAAAAGGGCAAGGCTTGGTCGTTCCGCAACGTTTACCGCGACGACTTCCAGGGCAAGTTCCTGGCCGATTACTCGGCCAAGGTCCTGGGCCTCAAGAAAGTGGCCGTGTTCTACGAGAACAATGACTACGGCATTGGCCTCAAAGACGCCTTCATCAAGGAAGCCAAGGCCCTGGGCCTGACCGTGGTCGGCGAGGAAGCCTACAAGAAGGGCGACCAGGACTACACCCCGCAGCTGACCAAGCTCAAGGGCGCCGCCCCCGAGGCCATGTTCGTCGCCGGCTACTATCCCGAAGGCGCGCTTATCGCCGACCAGGCCAAGAAAATCGGCCTCAATGTCGCCAAAATGGGCGCTGACGGCTTCGACAACCTTGACTACGTCAAGCTTGGCGGCGCTTCGGCCGACAACACCTACCTGACCGCTCCCTTCCTGGTCGAGACCGCCGGAGCCGACGCCAAGAAGTTCATCGAGGCGTTCAAGGCCAAGTACAAGCGCGACGTGGACTGGATGAGCGCCAACGCTTATGACGCCGCCGGCATCGTCGCCGAAGCCATCGCCAAGGTCGGCGCTGACCGCGCCAAGATCCGCGATTACCTGGCTGGCCTTGATTCCCCGGAAAAGGGCTACAAGGGCGTCACCGGCGTCAATTACTTTGACGGCAATGGCGACTGCCTCAAGCCCGCCTATGTCAAGGTCGTCAAGGACGGCAAGTTCGTCCCGGCCGAAAAGCAGATGAATTAG
- a CDS encoding branched-chain amino acid ABC transporter permease — protein MLEQQLVNGFTLGLIYALIAVGYTMVYGVIELINFAHGEIYMLGAFLTLSFISMGLPLPLAVLLAMLAAAAIGVLLDIIAYRPLREAPRLAALITAIGMSIFLQNLAMIIWGSRPMPFPKQALPAFFSEPALTFSDVTISWMQVIIYAVAIILMIGLNLIITRTRVGTAMRALAQNQTAASLMGINVNRVISFTFALGSAMGAMAGIMVSMYYNTMYPTMGYLAGVKAFAAAVLGGIGSVPGAMLGGVVLGIAETLGAGYVSSPYRDGVAYAVMILVIIFRPSGLLGRAVTEKA, from the coding sequence TTGCTCGAACAACAGCTCGTCAACGGGTTCACCCTGGGTCTCATCTACGCGCTCATCGCCGTGGGCTACACCATGGTTTACGGCGTCATTGAGTTGATCAATTTCGCCCACGGCGAAATTTACATGCTCGGGGCTTTCCTTACCCTGTCGTTTATTTCCATGGGACTGCCGCTGCCCCTGGCAGTGCTTTTGGCCATGCTGGCCGCCGCCGCCATCGGCGTGCTGCTGGACATCATCGCCTACCGCCCCCTGCGGGAGGCCCCGCGTCTGGCCGCGCTCATCACCGCCATAGGCATGTCCATCTTTCTGCAAAACCTGGCCATGATCATCTGGGGCAGCCGGCCCATGCCCTTTCCCAAGCAGGCCCTGCCCGCCTTTTTCAGCGAACCGGCCCTGACCTTTTCCGACGTCACCATTTCCTGGATGCAGGTCATCATCTACGCCGTGGCGATCATCCTCATGATCGGACTCAACCTCATCATCACCCGCACCAGGGTCGGCACGGCCATGCGCGCCCTGGCCCAGAACCAGACGGCCGCCTCGCTCATGGGCATCAACGTCAATCGGGTCATCTCCTTCACCTTCGCTCTCGGCTCGGCCATGGGGGCCATGGCCGGCATCATGGTGTCCATGTATTACAACACCATGTATCCGACCATGGGCTATCTGGCCGGGGTCAAGGCCTTTGCCGCCGCCGTGCTCGGCGGCATCGGCTCGGTGCCTGGGGCCATGCTCGGCGGCGTGGTGCTCGGCATCGCCGAAACCCTGGGCGCGGGCTACGTCTCCTCGCCCTACCGCGACGGCGTCGCCTACGCCGTCATGATCCTGGTCATCATTTTCCGTCCCTCGGGCCTGCTCGGCCGGGCCGTGACGGAAAAAGCCTAG
- a CDS encoding ABC transporter ATP-binding protein translates to MAEVLVRLRRVCRFYGERAVLKNIDLELVPGQVTLVVGPNGAGKSTLLRLVAGLLPPSEGEVETELPSGGIGYLGHRTLIYPKLTARANLAFWQSMFGQPRDDAAVTAVLSRVGLVGFADEEAGVFSRGMSQRLSLARVFLTAPRLLLLDEPASGLDPASAVWLRREIRAVADAGASVAWVSHNIAADLAACDRVVRIDGHRVAYDGPAAGFDAAALAGEGVC, encoded by the coding sequence ATGGCCGAAGTCCTTGTCCGCCTGCGCCGGGTCTGCCGTTTTTACGGCGAACGCGCGGTGCTGAAAAACATCGACCTGGAATTGGTCCCGGGCCAGGTGACGCTGGTGGTCGGCCCCAACGGCGCGGGCAAGTCCACGCTGTTGCGCCTTGTCGCCGGGCTGTTGCCGCCAAGCGAGGGCGAGGTGGAAACCGAACTGCCGTCCGGCGGCATCGGCTACCTCGGCCATCGCACGCTCATTTACCCCAAGCTCACGGCCCGGGCCAATCTGGCTTTTTGGCAGTCCATGTTCGGCCAGCCCCGCGACGACGCGGCCGTCACGGCCGTGCTATCGCGCGTGGGGTTGGTCGGCTTTGCCGACGAGGAGGCTGGGGTGTTCTCCCGGGGCATGTCCCAGCGCCTGAGCCTGGCCCGGGTGTTTTTGACCGCGCCCAGGCTGCTGCTGCTCGACGAGCCGGCCTCGGGCCTGGACCCGGCCTCGGCCGTGTGGCTGCGCCGGGAGATTCGGGCCGTGGCCGACGCCGGGGCTTCGGTGGCCTGGGTGAGCCACAACATCGCCGCCGATCTGGCCGCCTGCGACCGGGTGGTGCGTATTGACGGCCACCGCGTCGCCTACGACGGCCCGGCCGCCGGTTTTGACGCCGCCGCCCTGGCCGGGGAGGGCGTATGCTGA
- a CDS encoding ABC transporter ATP-binding protein — translation MLELTAIETFYGNIQALKGVSLKVAQGEIVTLIGANGAGKSTTLMSISGVVHPRKGSIAFLGEDITASTTERIVSMGITQVPEGRMIFPRLTVRENLLMGAYLRKDKAGIRDDEDHAYSLFPVLRERRSQMGGTLSGGEQQMLAIGRALMARPKLLLLDEPSLGLAPLVVENIFEIIVQINKDGVTVMLVEQNAQMALQIAHRGYVLETGHVTLEGPGKELLSNPKVRSAYLGLD, via the coding sequence ATGCTTGAACTGACCGCCATTGAAACGTTTTACGGCAACATCCAGGCCCTAAAGGGCGTCTCCCTCAAGGTCGCCCAGGGCGAGATCGTCACGCTCATCGGCGCCAACGGCGCGGGCAAGTCCACCACGCTCATGAGCATCTCCGGCGTGGTCCATCCCCGCAAGGGCTCCATCGCCTTTCTGGGCGAGGATATCACCGCCAGCACCACCGAGCGCATCGTCTCCATGGGCATCACCCAGGTGCCCGAAGGACGCATGATCTTCCCGCGCCTGACCGTGCGGGAAAACCTGCTCATGGGCGCCTATCTGCGCAAGGACAAGGCCGGCATCCGCGACGACGAGGACCACGCCTATTCCCTGTTCCCGGTCCTGCGCGAACGCCGTTCCCAGATGGGCGGCACCCTGTCTGGCGGCGAGCAGCAGATGCTGGCCATCGGCCGGGCGCTCATGGCCCGGCCCAAGCTCCTGCTCTTGGACGAGCCGTCCCTTGGGCTTGCGCCGCTGGTGGTGGAAAACATTTTCGAGATCATTGTCCAAATCAACAAAGATGGCGTAACGGTCATGCTTGTGGAGCAAAACGCCCAGATGGCGCTGCAGATCGCCCATCGGGGCTATGTCCTGGAAACCGGCCATGTCACCCTGGAAGGGCCGGGCAAGGAGCTCCTGAGCAACCCCAAGGTGCGTTCCGCTTATCTCGGCCTGGACTAG
- a CDS encoding cytochrome c biogenesis protein produces MIRLCALAFAAASIIAQYLIWFYAPVEESMGVVQKIFYTHMPLAWWSTVSFFVNFVASILYLAKRRDAYSRLAGAAAELGVLFSGLALITGMCWARPIWNVWWTWDPRLTTTLVMWFVYAAYLLLRASDIGGQRQDTVLAVLGVVAFLDVPLVFISARYWRSIHPSVLGSQGGGMEPEMWLAVVANLVAMGLLWLALLAFRTRQLETGAAVTALMRHGSIRN; encoded by the coding sequence ATGATCCGCCTGTGCGCCCTGGCCTTCGCGGCCGCTTCGATCATCGCCCAGTACCTGATCTGGTTCTACGCCCCAGTAGAGGAATCCATGGGCGTGGTGCAAAAGATCTTCTACACCCACATGCCCCTGGCCTGGTGGTCCACGGTGAGCTTTTTCGTCAACTTCGTCGCCTCCATCCTCTATCTGGCCAAACGTCGGGACGCCTATTCCCGGCTGGCCGGCGCGGCGGCGGAACTTGGCGTGCTCTTTTCCGGACTGGCTCTTATAACCGGCATGTGCTGGGCCCGGCCCATCTGGAACGTCTGGTGGACCTGGGACCCCCGGCTCACCACCACGCTTGTCATGTGGTTCGTCTATGCCGCCTATCTGCTGCTGCGAGCCTCGGACATCGGCGGCCAGCGCCAGGACACGGTCCTGGCCGTCCTTGGCGTGGTGGCCTTTCTCGATGTGCCGCTGGTCTTTATTTCGGCCCGCTACTGGCGCAGCATCCATCCTTCGGTCCTGGGCTCCCAGGGCGGCGGCATGGAACCCGAAATGTGGCTGGCCGTCGTGGCCAACCTTGTGGCCATGGGCCTTCTCTGGTTGGCCTTGCTCGCCTTTCGCACCCGACAACTCGAAACCGGCGCGGCCGTCACGGCCCTTATGCGCCACGGTTCCATAAGGAATTAA
- a CDS encoding cytochrome c maturation protein CcmE codes for MAKKKNTPMYLVALALFLGGLGYLLYSGLGENTAYFLNVSEALAMPPKELSKARLFGTVADEGIDRPADALGVSFTLLDKEQTAKTIRVDFKGVVPDTFKPGVEVIVEGGVNPASGAFAASTLMTKCPSKYQKENRG; via the coding sequence ATGGCGAAAAAGAAGAACACTCCCATGTATCTCGTGGCCTTGGCCCTGTTTCTCGGGGGCCTGGGCTATCTGCTGTATTCCGGCCTGGGTGAGAACACCGCCTATTTCCTCAATGTCTCCGAAGCGTTGGCCATGCCGCCCAAGGAGCTGTCCAAGGCTCGGCTTTTCGGCACCGTGGCCGATGAGGGCATTGACCGGCCGGCCGACGCCCTGGGCGTCAGTTTCACGCTGCTGGACAAGGAACAGACCGCCAAGACCATTCGTGTCGATTTCAAGGGCGTGGTGCCCGACACCTTCAAGCCCGGCGTCGAGGTCATCGTGGAAGGTGGCGTCAATCCCGCTTCCGGGGCTTTCGCGGCCAGCACGCTCATGACCAAGTGTCCCTCCAAGTACCAGAAGGAAAACCGAGGCTAA
- a CDS encoding heme lyase CcmF/NrfE family subunit translates to MHVTAYFALLAAMIICLAGAVAALFALWRNDYGRLGMIEKGHLLATAGVVLASAILTVALWQRDFSFVYVAEYTDTLLPLFYALTAFWAGQAGSLLFWMLTLALFGVFFAVSPAYRSLSASTRHAYWLFFLVVEAFFLLLLTGPSNPFLEAVPPVPEGRGLNPLLRNPGMIFHPPLLFMGYAGFAIPACLALAAWLTGERASFAAAARNTAILSWIFLSSGIILGGWWSYMELGWGGYWAWDPVENASLIPWLVSTAFIHTAIVERRTKALAKTNVALAVVTFVSCILGTYLVRSGVVESLHAFGEGGVAGPLLLFMLFALVVLAAVLLAGAPFFADRVKPLTGLMSVPGFLVILAWLMLALSVVVFLGTLWPVFSKLWSANPVGLDAGFYNRVCLPLFALVTALVAFCPLMSWSEGVRDKAGLGLTVGAFVGGGAILYGLGIHLPVALFAGAASIAAMTTVAYVFIRQRHARSLAGALGAYIVHLGLALVTLGIAFSGPYQLNQEAVLTPGKTMEIGGFKLTFKDLEFEENKAMAISRAVIDVTRDGKPVGVLTPERRVYTGFEQPFAEVSTIPSLGDEVYATLVNATEKKAASLKISVNPLINWIWIGGTLMCIAPFASLRRLRGKGE, encoded by the coding sequence ATGCACGTTACGGCGTATTTTGCCTTGCTTGCCGCCATGATCATCTGTCTGGCCGGCGCGGTGGCCGCCTTGTTCGCCCTGTGGCGAAACGACTACGGCCGCCTGGGAATGATCGAAAAGGGCCACCTGTTGGCCACGGCTGGCGTGGTCCTGGCCTCGGCCATCCTCACCGTCGCCCTGTGGCAACGCGATTTCTCCTTTGTTTATGTGGCCGAATACACGGACACGCTGTTGCCGCTTTTTTACGCCCTGACCGCCTTCTGGGCCGGCCAGGCCGGGTCGCTGCTGTTCTGGATGCTCACCCTGGCTCTTTTCGGCGTCTTTTTCGCCGTCTCGCCGGCCTACCGCAGTCTGTCTGCGTCCACGCGCCACGCCTATTGGCTCTTTTTCCTCGTGGTTGAAGCCTTCTTCCTGCTGCTTTTAACCGGCCCCTCCAATCCGTTCCTGGAAGCCGTGCCTCCCGTGCCCGAGGGCCGGGGCCTCAATCCGCTGCTGCGCAATCCCGGCATGATCTTCCACCCGCCGCTGCTTTTTATGGGCTACGCCGGGTTTGCCATCCCGGCTTGCCTGGCCCTGGCCGCCTGGCTGACCGGTGAGCGCGCCTCCTTTGCCGCCGCCGCCCGCAATACCGCCATCCTGTCCTGGATATTCCTTTCCTCCGGCATCATCCTCGGCGGCTGGTGGTCTTACATGGAACTGGGCTGGGGCGGCTACTGGGCCTGGGACCCGGTCGAGAACGCTTCGCTGATCCCCTGGCTGGTCAGCACCGCGTTTATCCACACCGCCATCGTCGAGCGCCGCACCAAGGCCCTGGCCAAAACCAATGTGGCCCTGGCCGTGGTGACCTTCGTCAGCTGCATCCTCGGCACCTACCTCGTGCGCAGCGGCGTGGTCGAGTCCCTGCACGCCTTCGGCGAGGGCGGCGTGGCCGGGCCGCTGCTCCTGTTCATGCTCTTTGCTTTAGTGGTCCTGGCCGCCGTGCTCCTGGCCGGCGCGCCGTTTTTCGCCGACCGGGTCAAGCCGCTTACCGGTCTCATGAGCGTGCCGGGCTTTCTGGTGATCCTGGCTTGGCTTATGCTCGCCCTTTCCGTTGTGGTGTTCCTGGGCACCCTGTGGCCGGTCTTCAGCAAGCTGTGGAGCGCCAACCCCGTCGGCCTGGATGCCGGTTTCTACAACCGCGTGTGCCTGCCGCTATTCGCCTTGGTCACGGCTTTGGTCGCCTTTTGTCCGCTCATGTCCTGGTCCGAGGGCGTGCGCGACAAGGCCGGCCTGGGGCTGACCGTGGGCGCCTTCGTTGGCGGCGGGGCCATTTTGTATGGCCTTGGCATCCATCTGCCCGTGGCCCTTTTCGCCGGCGCGGCCTCCATCGCCGCCATGACCACGGTCGCTTACGTCTTTATCCGCCAGCGCCATGCCCGAAGCCTGGCCGGGGCCCTGGGGGCCTACATCGTCCACCTGGGCCTGGCCCTGGTGACGCTCGGCATCGCCTTTTCCGGTCCCTACCAGCTCAACCAGGAAGCCGTGCTGACTCCGGGCAAGACCATGGAGATCGGCGGCTTCAAGTTGACCTTTAAGGATTTGGAGTTCGAGGAAAACAAGGCCATGGCCATCAGCCGGGCTGTTATTGACGTGACCCGCGACGGCAAGCCCGTTGGCGTGCTCACCCCCGAGCGGCGCGTCTACACAGGCTTCGAGCAGCCCTTTGCCGAGGTGTCCACCATCCCCAGCCTTGGCGACGAAGTCTACGCCACCCTGGTCAACGCCACCGAGAAAAAGGCGGCCAGCCTCAAAATCAGCGTCAATCCGCTGATTAACTGGATATGGATCGGCGGCACGCTCATGTGCATCGCCCCCTTTGCCAGCCTGCGCCGTCTGCGCGGCAAGGGCGAGTAG
- a CDS encoding branched-chain amino acid ABC transporter permease — protein sequence MRGAAQSLKYLLLAAALAYPLMPFRDVYVLHVLVLIMVYMVLAMGLNILPGFCGLLDLGFVGFYGIGAYTAGLLTIHYNMSFWVIVPLAVMNGAFFGVLLGAPTLRLVGDYFAIVTFGFSELVVLFLTNEIWLTRGPLGIPGIAPISLDVTWLATLMGIDERWRYAFRGEVPYYYLAMVMVGLVFLVMTRVEDSRLGRAWLAIREDPMAAASCGVNLFAYKVIAFAVSTGIGALAGAFLARWTLFISPDMFKFWESFLVLCMVVLGGLGNIRGALVGSAILIALGEVLRVALPKLGLPAETRFLAYGLIMVIIMRFRPHGLFTQVAESTMQSSLIKDLRARIAARRTA from the coding sequence ATGCGCGGCGCGGCACAATCACTCAAATACCTGCTTCTGGCGGCGGCCCTGGCCTATCCGCTGATGCCTTTCCGGGACGTTTACGTCTTGCACGTCCTGGTCCTCATCATGGTCTACATGGTGCTGGCCATGGGACTCAATATCCTGCCTGGCTTCTGCGGCCTGCTTGACCTCGGATTCGTAGGCTTCTACGGCATCGGGGCCTATACGGCCGGGCTTCTCACCATCCACTACAACATGTCGTTTTGGGTCATCGTGCCCCTGGCGGTCATGAATGGGGCGTTTTTCGGAGTACTCCTCGGCGCGCCGACCTTGCGGCTGGTGGGCGACTATTTCGCCATCGTTACCTTCGGGTTTTCCGAACTCGTGGTGCTGTTTCTCACCAACGAAATATGGCTGACTCGCGGCCCCTTGGGCATCCCCGGCATCGCCCCCATTTCCCTTGACGTCACCTGGCTGGCGACCCTCATGGGTATTGACGAACGCTGGCGCTACGCCTTTCGCGGCGAGGTCCCGTACTATTATCTGGCCATGGTCATGGTGGGACTCGTCTTCCTGGTCATGACCCGGGTGGAGGATTCGCGCCTGGGCCGGGCCTGGCTGGCCATCCGCGAGGACCCCATGGCCGCCGCCTCCTGCGGAGTCAACCTCTTCGCCTACAAGGTCATCGCCTTTGCCGTGTCCACCGGCATCGGGGCCTTGGCCGGCGCGTTTTTGGCCCGGTGGACCCTTTTCATCTCGCCGGACATGTTCAAGTTCTGGGAATCCTTCCTGGTCCTGTGCATGGTCGTGCTGGGGGGCCTTGGCAACATCCGGGGGGCGCTGGTTGGTTCGGCCATCCTCATCGCCCTGGGCGAAGTGTTGCGGGTGGCCTTGCCCAAGCTCGGCCTGCCGGCCGAGACCCGGTTTCTGGCCTACGGCCTCATCATGGTGATCATCATGCGCTTCCGCCCCCACGGCCTTTTCACCCAGGTGGCGGAATCGACCATGCAAAGCAGTCTGATCAAGGACTTGCGCGCCAGGATCGCGGCGCGCCGGACGGCGTAA